A single region of the Salvia splendens isolate huo1 chromosome 18, SspV2, whole genome shotgun sequence genome encodes:
- the LOC121777120 gene encoding cytochrome b-c1 complex subunit Rieske-4, mitochondrial-like has protein sequence MLRVAGRRLSSLSWLSAQPSSAALASRNPFPLSDSSSNGRTASASSPADCINSFPSLIRGFSSNAIAPGQDIGLMSELPTVAAIKNPTSKIVYDEHNHERYPPGDPSKRAFAYFVLTGGRFVYASLARLLVLKFVLSMSASKDVLALASLEVDLSSIEPGTTVTVKWRGKPVFIRRRTEDDVNLANSVDLASLRDPQEDAVRVKNPEWLVVIGVCTHLGCIPLPNAGDYGGWFCPCHGSHYDISGRIRKGPAPYNLEVPTYSFLEENKLMIG, from the exons ATGCTGAGAGTAGCAGGGAGGAGGCTGTCTTCTCTCTCGTGGCTGTCTGCTCAGCCTTCGTCCGCCGCGCTCGCCTCCAGGAATCCCTTCCCGCTCTCTGATTCATCCTCCAATGGCCGCACCGCTTCCGCTTCTTCACCCGCCGATTGCATCAACTCATTTCCCAGTCTTATCCGAG GCTTTTCTTCTAATGCCATTGCTCCAGGACAGGATATCGGTCTGATGTCTGAACTGCCTACAGTGGCAGCTATTAAAAACCCTACCTCAAAGATTGTCTATGATGAGCACAACCATGAGAGATACCCACCAGGTGATCCTAGCAAGCGGGCGTTTGCCTATTTTGTTCTTACTGGAGGGAGGTTCGTGTATGCATCACTGGCCCGTCTCCTGGTACTCAAATTTGTTCTGAGCATGTCTGCCAGTAAAGATGTCCTTGCTCTTGCTTCTCTGGAAGTTGATCTATCCAGCATTGAACCCGGGACAACTGTTACTGTGAAGTGGAGAGGAAAGCCAGTTTTCATAAGGCGCCGTACTGAAGATGATGTCAATTTGGCCAACAGTGTTGACCTCGCCTCCCTTCGTGATCCACAGGAGGATGCTGTTAGGGTTAAGAATCCCGAATGGCTTGTTGTTATTGGGGTGTGCACCCATCTGGGTTGCATTCCTTTGCCAAATGCCGGTGACTATGGAGGTTGGTTCTGCCCGTGTCATGGCTCTCATTATGACATATCTGGTAGGATCCGTAAAGGACCTGCGCCATACAACCTAGAGGTTCCCACATATTCCTTCCTGGAGGAGAACAAGTTGATGATCGGATGA
- the LOC121777121 gene encoding phosphatidylinositol transfer protein 3-like yields the protein MTSYLRQKFQSLTVSSEDAKDGELTSENREEMEQNKIQAMKALVIKQDPSAKDVDDLTIRRFLRARDLDVDKASAMFLKYLKWRREAIPNGFISPSEIPNDIAQNKLFMQGYDKAGRPIVVVFAARHMPASTTVEEFKRFVIYTLEKICARMPSGHEKFTSIADLQGWGYVNSDIRGYLAALSILQDCYPERLGKLLIINAPYIFMTAWKMVYPFIDKNTKKKIVFVEDKKLRATLLEDIDENQLPDCVGGPLKLVPIQDC from the exons ATGACTTCCTATCTCCGGCAGAAGTTCCAGTCTCTCACCGTCTCGTCGGAAGATGCGAAAGACGGTGAGCTCACCTCTGAGAACAGAGAAGAAATGGAGCAAAATAAAATTCAAGCTATGAAAGCTCTCGTCATCAAACAAGATCCCTCTGCTAAG GATGTGGATGACTTGACGATCCGTAGATTTCTTCGAGCTCGTGATCTGGATGTCGACAAGGCGTCGGCTATGTTTCTCAAGTATTTGAAATGGAGGAGGGAAGCTATTCCGAATGGATTCATATCTCCATCTGAAATTCCTAATGATATTGCCCAGAATAAGCTGTTTATGCAAGGATATGACAAGGCTGGACGGCCGATTGTCGTTGTTTTCGCTGCTCGGCATATGCCTGCTTCCACTACTGTGGAAGAGTTTAAGC GATTTGTTATTTACACTCTTGAGAAAATTTGTGCCAG AATGCCAAGTGGACATGAGAAGTTCACTTCCATTGCTGATCTACAAGGATGGGGTTATGTTAACAGTGATATAAGAGGCTATCTTGCTGCTTTATCTATTCTGCAA GATTGCTACCCAGAGAGGCTGGGCAAGTTGTTGATCATCAATGCGCCCTACATATTTATGACTGCTTGGAAGATGGTTTACCCTTTTATTGACAAGAACACAAAGAAAAAG ATTGTTTTCGTAGAGGACAAAAAACTGCGAGCGACCCTACTGGAAGATATCGATGAGAACCAGCTTCCCGATTGTGTTGGAGGGCCGCTGAAGCTGGTACCCATTCAAGATTGCTGA
- the LOC121777122 gene encoding phosphatidylinositol transfer protein 3-like, protein MTSYLRHKFQSLAVSSRSEDAKEGVNREEMERTRIQTMKALVLKQDPSAKDVDDLMIRRFLRARDLDVDKASAMFLKYLKWRREAIPNGFISPSEILNDLAQNKLFMQGYDRAGRPIVVIFPARHKPASTTMEEFKRFNIYGLEKICARMPSGHEKFTSIADLQGWGYVNSDIRGYLAALSILQDCYPERLGKLLIINAPYIFVTVWKMVYPFIDKNTKKKIVFVEDNKLRATLLEDIDENQLPECVGGPLKLVPIQEC, encoded by the exons ATGACTTCGTATCTGCGGCACAAGTTTCAGTCTCTTGCAGTCTCGTCGAGGTCGGAAGATGCAAAAGAAGGTGTGAATAGAGAAGAAATGGAGCGGACACGAATTCAAACTATGAAAGCTCTCGTCCTCAAACAAGATCCCTCAGCTAAG GATGTGGATGACTTGATGATCCGTAGATTTCTTCGAGCTCGTGATCTTGATGTTGACAAGGCATCAGCTATGTTTCTCAAGTATTTGAAATGGAGGAGAGAGGCTATTCCAAATGGTTTCATATCTCCATCGGAAATTTTGAATGATCTGGCTCAGAATAAGTTGTTTATGCAAGGATATGATAGGGCTGGACGCCCGATTGTCGTCATTTTTCCTGCCAGGCATAAGCCTGCATCCACTACTATGGAAGAGTTTAAGC GATTTAATATTTATGGTCTTGAGAAAATTTGTGCCAG AATGCCTAGCGGACACGAGAAGTTCACTTCCATTGCTGATCTACAAGGATGGGGTTATGTTAACAGTGACATAAGAGGATATCTTGCTGCATTATCTATTCTCCAA GATTGCTACCCTGAGAGGCTAGGCAAGCTGTTGATCATCAATGCGCCCTACATATTTGTGACTGTTTGGAAGATGGTTTACCCATTTATTGACAAAAACACGAAGAAAAAG ATTGTTTTCGTGGAGGACAACAAACTTCGAGCTACCCTACTTGAAGATATCGATGAGAACCAGCTTCCCGAGTGCGTCGGAGGGCCACTGAAGTTGGTACCCATTCAAGAATGCTGA